The Desulfohalovibrio reitneri genome contains a region encoding:
- the mltG gene encoding endolytic transglycosylase MltG, producing MRRAAPALLTMAALLLAGAGLFGLRLGLDFLATPPESAPREVVVTVEPGSTFARVAHQLANEGLVSDPEAFVLLGRLTGNLRSLKAGEFRLDASWGPMRTLDALTRGQGVLYKLSVPEGLTWRETATLVEQAGLGSRKSFRMAVHDSELLAEHGIPADSAEGYLFPETYFLPKPREGNAYPAARAMLAQFHEEAESVWPRGLPSPDKLHRLVILASLVEKETAAPSERKRIAGVYANRLELGMLLQCDPTVIYGLGDEFDGNLTRDHLRDRDNPYNTYRHRGLPPGPICSPGLAALEAAADPEEHDFLYFVSKKDGTHHFSRTLSEHNRAVRRFQLGRR from the coding sequence ATGAGGCGGGCCGCTCCGGCGCTGCTGACCATGGCCGCGCTGCTCCTGGCGGGAGCCGGGTTGTTCGGCCTGCGACTGGGTCTCGATTTCCTGGCCACCCCGCCGGAATCCGCCCCCCGCGAGGTGGTGGTCACGGTGGAACCCGGCTCCACCTTCGCCCGGGTGGCGCATCAGCTGGCCAACGAGGGGTTGGTCTCCGACCCCGAGGCCTTTGTGCTTTTGGGACGGCTGACCGGCAACCTGCGCTCCCTCAAGGCGGGGGAGTTCCGGCTCGACGCCTCCTGGGGCCCCATGCGCACCCTCGACGCCCTGACCCGGGGCCAAGGGGTCCTCTACAAGCTTTCCGTGCCCGAGGGGCTGACCTGGCGAGAGACCGCCACCCTGGTTGAACAAGCCGGGTTGGGCTCGCGGAAGAGCTTCCGCATGGCGGTCCACGACTCCGAACTGCTGGCGGAACACGGCATCCCGGCGGATTCCGCCGAGGGCTACCTCTTTCCGGAAACCTACTTTTTGCCCAAGCCGCGCGAAGGGAACGCCTACCCAGCGGCGCGGGCCATGCTGGCGCAGTTCCACGAGGAGGCCGAATCGGTCTGGCCGCGGGGCCTCCCCTCGCCGGACAAGCTGCACCGGCTGGTCATCCTGGCCTCCCTGGTGGAGAAGGAAACGGCCGCGCCTTCCGAGCGCAAGCGCATCGCGGGGGTCTACGCCAACCGTCTGGAGCTGGGCATGCTGCTGCAGTGCGACCCCACGGTCATCTACGGCTTGGGCGACGAGTTCGACGGCAACCTCACCCGCGACCATCTGCGCGACCGGGACAACCCCTACAACACGTACCGCCACCGGGGCCTGCCCCCGGGCCCCATCTGCTCGCCTGGCCTTGCCGCCCTTGAGGCGGCGGCCGATCCCGAGGAACACGATTTCCTCTACTTCGTCTCCAAAAAGGACGGCACCCACCACTTCAGCCGCACCCTGTCCGAACACAACCGGGCGGTGCGCCGTTTTCAGCTCGGACGGCGGTAG
- the tsaA gene encoding tRNA (N6-threonylcarbamoyladenosine(37)-N6)-methyltransferase TrmO codes for MDAITYHPIGVLRSPHAQPEGMPIQPAGARGERGRVELDPRYAPALADLDGFSHVYLLYHFHRAGPYSPEVTPFLDGEPKGLFATRAPTRPNPIGISVLRLERVEGGVAHLLDVDVLDGTPVLDIKPYVPRFDAPHGEVRSGWLEAREGEESARSDGRFA; via the coding sequence ATGGACGCCATCACCTACCATCCCATCGGCGTGCTGCGCTCGCCCCACGCCCAGCCCGAGGGCATGCCCATCCAGCCCGCCGGGGCGCGCGGCGAGCGCGGCCGGGTGGAGCTGGACCCGAGATACGCCCCGGCCCTGGCCGATCTGGACGGCTTTTCCCACGTCTACCTCCTGTACCACTTCCACCGCGCCGGGCCGTACAGCCCGGAGGTGACGCCTTTTCTGGACGGGGAGCCCAAAGGGCTGTTCGCTACCCGCGCGCCAACCCGGCCCAACCCCATCGGCATCTCCGTGCTGCGGCTGGAGCGGGTGGAGGGCGGCGTGGCGCATCTGCTGGACGTGGACGTGCTGGACGGCACGCCGGTGCTGGACATCAAGCCGTATGTTCCCCGCTTCGACGCGCCCCACGGCGAGGTGCGCTCCGGTTGGCTCGAGGCGCGCGAGGGCGAAGAGTCCGCCCGCTCCGACGGCCGATTCGCCTGA
- a CDS encoding HD-GYP domain-containing protein produces MIRRIKLDELKIGMFVERFGAGTWDEPVSSPRMPITTIEQIESLRRRGVVEVEIDTEKGLALDDAVRDKGGDALPFVQVPPKVPFADEIPVASKVYTEGLRYARQIMESARRDGIIDQAAAEAVVDDLGDSVRRNESAAVSLTRLRSTLEYEYHHAVNCSILALVFGMHLGMDGEDLRRLGVGALLHDVGKARLPENLLSKPGRLYGEELRRAYDHALEGYNLLKRQRKSDARVLSVVLQHHERYDGQGYPTGLRGEDIHPAARIVGVVDAYDAMTSERPYARARTPSETFRVMYQQRDKQFQGAYVEHFIKSMGIYPVGSFVRLSNGHYGVVCETNAQQPLRPSVKIVFDDKMRQRRAEVVDLAERARGPEPQRLEIAESLDPRDYKIDVMRLLGSG; encoded by the coding sequence ATGATTCGCAGGATCAAGCTCGACGAGCTGAAAATCGGCATGTTCGTGGAACGCTTCGGCGCGGGCACGTGGGACGAGCCCGTGTCCAGCCCGCGCATGCCCATAACCACTATTGAGCAGATCGAATCCCTGCGGCGGCGCGGCGTGGTGGAGGTGGAGATCGACACCGAGAAGGGCCTCGCCCTGGACGACGCCGTGCGGGACAAGGGCGGGGATGCCCTGCCCTTCGTCCAGGTGCCGCCGAAGGTTCCCTTCGCCGACGAGATTCCCGTGGCTTCCAAGGTGTACACCGAGGGGCTGCGCTACGCGAGGCAGATCATGGAGTCCGCCCGGCGCGACGGCATCATCGACCAGGCCGCGGCCGAGGCCGTGGTGGACGACCTGGGCGACAGCGTGCGGCGCAACGAGTCCGCGGCCGTCTCCTTGACCAGGCTGCGCTCCACACTGGAATATGAATACCATCACGCGGTCAACTGCAGCATTCTGGCCCTGGTTTTCGGCATGCACCTGGGCATGGACGGCGAGGACCTGCGCCGCCTGGGCGTGGGCGCGCTGCTGCACGACGTGGGCAAGGCCCGCCTGCCGGAGAACCTGCTCTCCAAGCCCGGGCGGCTGTACGGCGAGGAGTTGCGGCGCGCCTACGATCACGCCCTGGAAGGCTACAACCTGCTCAAACGGCAGCGCAAATCCGACGCCAGGGTGCTGTCCGTGGTGCTGCAGCACCACGAACGGTACGACGGCCAGGGCTACCCAACCGGCCTGCGGGGCGAGGATATCCACCCGGCCGCCCGCATCGTGGGCGTGGTGGACGCCTACGACGCCATGACCTCCGAGCGCCCATACGCCCGGGCGCGCACCCCGTCCGAGACCTTCCGCGTCATGTACCAGCAGCGCGACAAGCAGTTCCAGGGCGCGTACGTGGAGCATTTCATCAAGTCCATGGGCATCTACCCCGTGGGCAGCTTCGTACGCTTGTCCAACGGCCACTACGGCGTGGTCTGCGAGACCAACGCCCAGCAGCCCCTGCGCCCCTCGGTGAAGATCGTTTTCGACGACAAGATGCGGCAACGCCGCGCCGAGGTCGTGGACCTGGCCGAACGCGCCAGGGGCCCCGAGCCCCAACGCCTGGAAATCGCCGAGTCCCTTGACCCGAGGGACTACAAGATCGACGTCATGCGGCTGCTGGGCAGCGGATAG
- a CDS encoding sugar phosphate nucleotidyltransferase yields the protein MGRALIVPAAGFGTRMASLTGGRAKELLEIGGRPAILWAMEEGAALGAELAVVVVRPGKEGIARLLTDLDAYRDAFPGSVERMVRLRDILPLYFVNQPAPRGEADAMLWAAEACPGLPLAVHYPDNVAPRGGALAALAEGAAPEEHVVGLMDPEGVPGVGDSGRVDLARSEDESRRITRFLPKGRGHFTPRFPGELRTCGIHLAGPDYPAYLDEAVRRHPEGEVTDSMVRRLMLAAGVTFRARRLPGPVYDVGTPEGYAACRAVYAQYRRGKEG from the coding sequence GTGGGCCGCGCGCTGATCGTCCCGGCCGCGGGCTTCGGCACCCGCATGGCCTCCCTCACCGGCGGCCGCGCCAAGGAGCTCCTGGAAATCGGCGGCCGCCCGGCCATACTCTGGGCCATGGAGGAAGGCGCGGCCCTGGGGGCGGAGCTGGCCGTGGTGGTCGTCCGCCCCGGCAAAGAGGGCATCGCCCGGCTGCTGACCGACCTTGACGCCTACCGCGACGCCTTTCCCGGCTCCGTGGAGCGCATGGTCCGGCTGCGCGACATCCTCCCCCTGTATTTCGTGAACCAGCCCGCCCCGCGCGGCGAGGCGGACGCGATGTTGTGGGCGGCGGAAGCCTGCCCAGGCCTCCCCCTGGCGGTGCACTACCCGGACAACGTCGCCCCGCGCGGCGGCGCGCTGGCGGCCCTGGCCGAAGGCGCGGCCCCGGAGGAGCACGTGGTGGGACTGATGGATCCGGAGGGCGTGCCGGGCGTGGGCGACTCCGGCCGGGTGGACCTGGCGCGGAGCGAGGACGAATCGCGGCGCATCACCCGCTTCCTGCCCAAGGGCAGGGGCCACTTCACCCCGCGCTTCCCCGGCGAGTTGCGCACCTGCGGCATCCATCTGGCCGGGCCGGACTACCCCGCATATCTGGACGAAGCCGTGCGCCGCCACCCCGAGGGCGAAGTCACCGACTCCATGGTCCGCCGCCTGATGCTGGCGGCGGGAGTGACCTTCCGCGCCAGGCGCCTGCCAGGCCCGGTGTACGACGTGGGCACGCCGGAGGGGTACGCGGCCTGCCGGGCGGTGTATGCGCAATACAGGCGCGGAAAAGAAGGATAA
- the ruvX gene encoding Holliday junction resolvase RuvX produces the protein MRWLGIDYGTRKLGLALSDPGGSMAFPRGVLEKRDNEQLYGDLLRLIREEGVEGLVVGLPLRLNGQESLTTRQARNFGNRLAARAGLEVRFVDERLTTAEAESLLREAGASDRKDVRDAQAAALILENHLAAQRDEAGQ, from the coding sequence ATGCGCTGGCTGGGCATCGACTACGGCACCAGGAAGCTCGGCCTGGCCTTGAGCGACCCTGGAGGCTCCATGGCCTTCCCGCGCGGGGTGCTGGAGAAGCGGGACAACGAGCAGCTGTATGGCGACCTGCTGCGCCTTATCCGCGAGGAGGGCGTGGAAGGGCTGGTGGTGGGGCTGCCCCTGCGCCTAAACGGCCAGGAGAGCTTGACCACGCGCCAGGCCCGCAACTTCGGCAACCGGCTGGCCGCGCGCGCCGGGCTGGAGGTGCGTTTCGTGGACGAGCGGCTGACCACGGCCGAGGCGGAGAGCCTGCTGCGCGAGGCCGGAGCATCCGACCGCAAGGATGTCCGCGACGCCCAGGCCGCGGCCCTCATCCTGGAAAACCACTTGGCGGCGCAACGCGACGAGGCGGGGCAATGA
- the porB gene encoding pyruvate synthase subunit PorB produces the protein MHKEIQFPGFKKITAKNMPWDKVVASGHRACQGCGEILAMGMVMKAVGRDAIVANATGCMEIVTSPYPQSAWECPWIHVAFENTGAVASGIEAGLKALHRKGRVQGEMPSVIAFGGDGATADIGLQSLSGALERGHNFVYVCLDNEAYMNTGIQRSSSTPWGASTTTSPAGSKSKGQRTFKKNMPAIAAAHDIPYVATASPAFHLDLMNKVRKAVSVEGPAYLHIYSPCPTGWRCKPEQSIEVAKLAVTSKVFPLYEVIGGEWHLKKTAKPKPVEEYLKTQRRFRHLTPDDIAIIQEHVDWEYARLERLAAMTDSVEDEE, from the coding sequence ATGCATAAAGAAATTCAGTTCCCCGGCTTCAAGAAGATCACCGCCAAGAACATGCCCTGGGACAAGGTGGTGGCCTCCGGTCACCGCGCCTGCCAGGGCTGCGGCGAGATACTGGCCATGGGCATGGTCATGAAGGCCGTGGGCCGCGACGCCATCGTGGCCAACGCCACCGGCTGCATGGAGATCGTCACCTCCCCCTACCCCCAGTCCGCCTGGGAGTGCCCTTGGATCCACGTGGCCTTCGAGAACACCGGGGCCGTGGCCTCGGGCATTGAGGCCGGGCTCAAGGCCCTGCACCGCAAGGGCCGCGTCCAGGGGGAGATGCCCTCGGTCATCGCCTTCGGCGGCGACGGGGCCACGGCGGACATCGGGTTGCAGTCGCTTTCCGGCGCGCTGGAGCGCGGGCACAACTTCGTCTACGTCTGCCTGGATAACGAGGCCTACATGAACACCGGCATCCAGCGCTCCTCCTCAACGCCGTGGGGCGCGTCCACCACCACCTCCCCGGCGGGCAGCAAGTCCAAGGGGCAGCGCACCTTCAAGAAGAACATGCCGGCCATCGCCGCGGCGCACGACATCCCGTACGTGGCCACGGCCTCGCCCGCCTTCCACCTGGACCTCATGAACAAGGTGCGCAAGGCGGTCAGCGTGGAGGGCCCGGCCTACCTGCACATCTACTCGCCCTGCCCCACGGGCTGGCGCTGCAAGCCGGAACAGTCCATCGAGGTGGCCAAGCTGGCGGTCACCTCCAAGGTATTCCCCCTGTACGAGGTCATCGGCGGGGAGTGGCACCTGAAAAAGACGGCCAAGCCCAAGCCGGTGGAGGAATACCTCAAGACCCAGCGCCGCTTCCGCCACCTGACCCCGGACGACATCGCGATCATCCAGGAGCACGTGGACTGGGAGTACGCCCGGCTGGAACGGCTGGCGGCCATGACCGACAGCGTGGAGGACGAGGAATAG
- a CDS encoding quaternary amine ABC transporter ATP-binding protein, whose product MGTIRVENLYKIFGPHPERAFSMLEQGMNKDEIMEKTKLGVGVNNASFEVREGEIVVVMGLSGSGKSTLVRCINRLIEPTAGKVYVDDEDVTTMNEKELRDLRLKKLGMVFQNFALYPHRTVGQNAEYGLEIQGIDPSERKRRADKALDMVGLGGWGDSYPSQLSGGMQQRVGLARALALDPEILLMDEAFSALDPLIRRDMQDELINLQEEMHKTIMFISHDLDEALKLGDRIILMKDGAIVQEGTPEDILTNPANEYVARFVAEVDITKVLNAESVMRKSEAVAYLDHDGPRASLRKMKKSGISSLFVLDKDHKVQGVITAEDCAKQAEKGLREISSILHTDFEKVLPDAPAQDLIAIIHDHPYPVAVVDERDHLKGVIVRGSLLGAIAERGRTSE is encoded by the coding sequence ATGGGTACTATTCGAGTTGAGAATCTGTACAAAATCTTCGGGCCCCACCCTGAGCGGGCCTTCTCCATGCTCGAACAGGGCATGAACAAAGACGAGATCATGGAGAAGACCAAGCTCGGCGTGGGCGTCAACAACGCCTCTTTCGAGGTGCGCGAGGGCGAAATCGTCGTCGTCATGGGCCTGTCCGGTTCGGGCAAGTCCACCCTGGTGCGCTGCATCAACCGCCTCATCGAACCCACCGCCGGCAAGGTGTACGTGGACGACGAGGACGTGACCACGATGAACGAGAAGGAACTTCGGGACCTGCGGCTGAAAAAGCTGGGCATGGTCTTTCAGAACTTCGCCCTCTACCCCCACCGCACCGTGGGCCAAAACGCCGAATACGGCCTGGAAATCCAGGGCATCGACCCCTCCGAGCGGAAGCGCCGAGCTGACAAGGCGCTGGATATGGTAGGTTTGGGCGGCTGGGGCGACTCCTATCCCAGCCAGCTTTCCGGCGGCATGCAGCAGCGCGTGGGCTTGGCCCGCGCCCTTGCCCTGGACCCGGAAATCCTGCTCATGGACGAGGCCTTCTCCGCGCTGGACCCCCTTATCCGCCGCGACATGCAGGACGAGCTGATCAACCTGCAGGAAGAGATGCACAAGACCATCATGTTCATCTCCCACGACCTTGACGAGGCGCTGAAGCTGGGCGACCGCATCATCCTCATGAAGGACGGAGCCATCGTCCAGGAAGGCACCCCCGAGGACATCCTGACCAATCCGGCCAACGAATACGTGGCCCGGTTCGTGGCCGAGGTGGACATCACCAAGGTCCTCAACGCCGAGTCGGTCATGCGCAAGTCCGAGGCCGTGGCCTATCTGGACCATGACGGCCCCCGCGCCTCCCTGCGCAAGATGAAGAAGAGCGGCATTTCCTCCCTCTTCGTGCTGGACAAGGACCACAAGGTGCAGGGCGTCATCACCGCCGAGGACTGCGCCAAGCAGGCCGAGAAGGGCCTGCGGGAAATCTCCTCCATACTGCACACGGACTTCGAGAAGGTCCTGCCCGACGCCCCGGCCCAGGACCTCATCGCCATCATCCATGACCATCCTTATCCGGTGGCCGTCGTGGACGAGCGCGACCATCTCAAGGGCGTCATCGTCCGCGGCTCGCTGCTGGGCGCCATCGCCGAACGCGGGAGGACTTCCGAATGA
- a CDS encoding FAD-binding and (Fe-S)-binding domain-containing protein — MPQKGPHISISYDRLAPRVLGIPKAELDTWPEGVRGLAAQVAGELFLVRYNPFIDPEMVRTSVRERMSKILPSLSNDYADALHKAVAGFWRDFDQDQEFKDQVLERLRKLLPPEAIVSSRGSLIETATDATDLRMELPMVLLTPDSPEQVRDIVRLADEMGFHIIPRGGGTGLTGGAIPALTRTAIVSLSKLKRIEDIDEENRIICAEAGVITLTAIKAAEEHGLLFTVDPASKAGSSIGGNISENSGGPFAFEYGVTLDNIASYRMVTPKGELIEVKRRDHPRRKILEGDEASFDVYGENGEYSHTVTLSGADIRGTALGKDVSNKFLGGLPGVQKEGVDGIIVEGCFTLHPRPELSRTLCLEFFGRSMHNAMLVIKDIVALRDRIREEGDLVKISALEEFGSKYVQAISYEKKSEKYEGEPISVLLIQLDSDDEAALDEAAGTIMDIAHAFENVDVFAATSRKEAEHFWEDRHKLSAIARRTSGFKINEDIVIPLEVIPEFSDFLEGLNLHYMAVAYRRALKQATDLPGVDPGDEYVDQEFDFVKNIFRGKTTICDLSDQELEVQANYFFRHLATIYPGEADELESIRKKMGETRVMAANHMHAGDGNCHVNFPANSNDPDMLALVHEAVGKVFGKVMELGGAVSGEHGIGITKIGFLEEGKLDALRRYKAKVDPRGVINPGKLTRRELTVEPYTFSFNRLIQDLGTTALPDKERLARLLEEIQTCTRCGKCKQVCAMYHPQAGLMYHPRNKNLSLGAMVEALYYGLLQTGKPDQRLLNELRDLMEHCTACGRCLGVCPVKIDSSKVALHMRAFLDEKHSGGHPIKKRVLHFLASSPDKRLPVTAKALALGQKLNNLGLGLVPQAWRRRMENPALSGPGPELGFANLSESLKLSEAFILAPEDVQSGRDVPETVFYFPGCGAGLFYREIGMAASALLLAEGVSVILPDVHLCCGYPLLSQGLEDAYLNNYGANVAKLRKLLSKAERKGFRPQTVLTSCGTCRESLDRWGVATTFGRGVEHKDVAQYLLERLPAPMNGGAPMLYHAACHAEWTGQHPAKAGEVYRDALAEHLGTDIRLSPGCCGESGLGAMTSPKIYNRLRSKKQDQLKLDLPKVPAESPLLVGCPSCKVGIKRCLLGMEGTEGAAERQVLHTLEHLAEARLGPDWKREFVRHLRAAKPEDGLRLLEVA; from the coding sequence ATGCCCCAAAAAGGCCCTCACATTTCCATTTCCTATGATCGGCTCGCCCCTCGAGTGCTTGGAATCCCCAAAGCCGAGCTGGACACCTGGCCGGAAGGCGTCCGCGGCCTGGCCGCGCAGGTGGCCGGCGAACTGTTCCTGGTGCGCTACAACCCCTTCATCGACCCCGAGATGGTGCGCACCTCGGTGCGCGAGCGCATGAGCAAGATCCTGCCCTCCCTCTCCAACGACTACGCCGACGCCCTGCACAAGGCCGTGGCCGGTTTCTGGCGCGACTTCGACCAGGACCAGGAGTTCAAGGACCAGGTGCTGGAACGCCTGCGCAAGCTGCTGCCGCCGGAAGCCATTGTCTCCTCGCGCGGCTCGCTCATCGAGACGGCCACCGACGCAACCGATTTGCGCATGGAACTGCCCATGGTCCTGCTCACTCCGGATTCCCCGGAGCAGGTGCGCGACATTGTCCGCCTGGCGGACGAGATGGGCTTCCACATCATTCCCCGGGGCGGCGGCACGGGGCTGACCGGCGGGGCCATTCCCGCCCTGACCCGCACGGCCATCGTCTCCCTCTCCAAGCTCAAGCGCATCGAGGACATCGACGAGGAAAACCGCATCATCTGCGCCGAGGCCGGGGTCATCACCCTCACGGCCATCAAGGCCGCGGAGGAGCACGGCCTGCTCTTCACCGTGGACCCTGCCTCCAAGGCGGGATCGTCCATCGGCGGCAACATCTCAGAGAACTCCGGCGGCCCCTTCGCCTTCGAGTACGGCGTCACCCTGGACAACATCGCCTCCTACCGCATGGTCACGCCCAAAGGCGAACTCATCGAGGTCAAACGGCGGGACCACCCGCGCCGAAAGATCCTGGAGGGCGACGAGGCCTCTTTCGACGTGTACGGGGAGAACGGCGAGTACTCCCACACCGTGACCCTCTCCGGTGCGGACATCCGGGGCACCGCCCTGGGCAAGGACGTCTCCAACAAGTTCCTGGGCGGCCTGCCCGGCGTGCAGAAGGAGGGCGTGGACGGCATCATCGTGGAGGGCTGCTTCACCCTGCATCCCCGCCCCGAGCTGTCCCGCACCCTGTGCCTGGAATTCTTCGGCCGCTCCATGCACAACGCCATGCTGGTCATCAAGGACATCGTGGCCCTGCGCGACCGCATCCGCGAAGAAGGGGACCTGGTCAAGATCTCCGCCCTGGAGGAGTTCGGCTCCAAGTACGTCCAGGCCATCAGCTACGAGAAGAAGTCGGAGAAGTACGAGGGCGAACCCATCTCCGTGCTGCTCATCCAGCTGGACTCGGACGACGAGGCCGCCCTGGACGAGGCCGCGGGCACCATCATGGACATCGCCCACGCCTTCGAGAACGTGGACGTCTTCGCCGCCACCAGCCGCAAGGAGGCGGAGCACTTCTGGGAGGACCGGCACAAGCTGTCGGCCATCGCCCGCCGCACCTCCGGGTTCAAGATCAACGAGGACATCGTCATCCCCCTGGAGGTCATCCCCGAGTTCTCCGACTTCCTGGAGGGGCTGAACCTGCACTACATGGCCGTGGCCTATCGCCGCGCCCTGAAGCAGGCCACCGACCTGCCCGGCGTGGACCCCGGCGACGAGTACGTGGACCAGGAGTTCGACTTCGTTAAGAACATCTTCCGGGGCAAGACCACCATCTGCGACCTCTCCGACCAGGAGCTGGAAGTCCAGGCCAACTACTTCTTCCGCCACCTGGCCACCATCTACCCGGGCGAGGCGGACGAGCTGGAGTCCATCCGCAAGAAGATGGGCGAAACCCGCGTCATGGCCGCCAACCACATGCACGCGGGCGACGGCAACTGCCACGTCAACTTCCCGGCCAACTCCAACGACCCGGACATGCTGGCCCTGGTGCACGAGGCCGTGGGCAAGGTCTTCGGCAAGGTCATGGAGCTGGGCGGCGCGGTCTCCGGCGAGCACGGCATCGGCATCACCAAGATCGGCTTCCTGGAGGAAGGCAAGCTGGACGCGCTCAGGCGCTACAAGGCCAAGGTGGACCCGCGCGGGGTCATCAACCCCGGCAAGCTCACCCGCCGCGAGTTGACCGTGGAGCCGTACACCTTCTCCTTCAACCGGCTCATTCAGGACCTGGGCACCACCGCCTTGCCGGACAAGGAGCGCCTGGCCCGCCTGCTGGAGGAAATCCAGACCTGCACCCGCTGCGGCAAGTGCAAGCAGGTCTGCGCCATGTACCACCCCCAGGCCGGGCTCATGTACCACCCGCGCAACAAGAACCTCAGCCTGGGTGCCATGGTGGAGGCGCTGTATTACGGCCTGCTGCAGACCGGCAAACCGGACCAGCGCCTGCTGAACGAGCTGCGCGACCTCATGGAGCACTGCACCGCCTGCGGCCGCTGCCTGGGGGTCTGCCCGGTGAAGATCGACTCCTCCAAGGTGGCCCTGCACATGCGGGCCTTCCTGGACGAAAAGCATTCCGGCGGCCACCCCATCAAGAAGCGCGTGCTGCACTTTTTGGCCTCCTCCCCGGACAAGCGGCTACCGGTCACGGCCAAGGCCCTGGCCCTGGGGCAAAAGCTTAACAACCTGGGCCTGGGGCTGGTGCCGCAGGCGTGGCGGCGTCGCATGGAGAATCCGGCCCTGTCCGGTCCCGGTCCGGAACTGGGCTTCGCCAACCTCTCGGAAAGCTTGAAGCTGTCCGAGGCCTTCATCCTGGCGCCGGAGGACGTGCAGAGCGGCCGCGACGTGCCCGAGACCGTGTTCTACTTCCCCGGCTGCGGCGCGGGGCTTTTCTACCGCGAGATCGGCATGGCCGCCTCCGCCCTGCTGCTGGCCGAGGGAGTCAGCGTCATCCTGCCGGACGTGCATCTGTGCTGCGGCTACCCCCTGCTCTCCCAGGGCCTGGAGGACGCCTACCTGAACAACTACGGGGCCAACGTGGCCAAGCTGCGCAAGCTGCTCTCCAAGGCGGAGCGCAAGGGCTTCCGCCCCCAGACCGTGCTGACCTCCTGCGGCACCTGCCGCGAGTCCCTGGACCGCTGGGGCGTGGCCACCACCTTCGGCCGGGGCGTGGAGCACAAGGACGTGGCCCAGTACCTGCTGGAGCGGTTGCCCGCGCCCATGAACGGCGGCGCCCCCATGCTCTACCACGCTGCCTGCCACGCCGAATGGACCGGACAGCACCCGGCCAAGGCCGGCGAAGTGTACCGCGACGCCCTGGCCGAGCACCTGGGCACGGACATCCGCCTCTCTCCCGGCTGCTGCGGCGAGTCCGGTCTGGGCGCCATGACATCGCCCAAGATCTACAACCGGTTGCGGAGCAAGAAGCAGGACCAGTTGAAGCTGGACCTGCCCAAAGTGCCCGCCGAGTCCCCCCTGCTGGTGGGCTGTCCCTCTTGCAAGGTGGGCATCAAGCGCTGCCTGCTGGGCATGGAGGGGACCGAAGGCGCGGCCGAGAGGCAGGTTCTGCACACCCTGGAGCACTTGGCCGAGGCCAGGCTGGGCCCGGACTGGAAGCGGGAGTTCGTCCGCCACCTGCGCGCCGCCAAACCGGAGGACGGCCTGCGACTGCTGGAGGTGGCCTAG